From a region of the Streptomyces sp. NBC_01454 genome:
- a CDS encoding sirohydrochlorin chelatase — protein sequence MDPRPTLVVIAHGSRDPRHPATVSALCARVRALRPGLRVEVGYLDFCAPRVPRLLERLSAEAAAWERAGGRGQGVREVVALPLLLTRAFHAKSDIPAVLREAEARLPLLSLRQAAVLGPSALLTAALERRLAQAGVRPGDPRPTGVVLASAGSSDPEAGAVLAETAREWRRTAGWCAVRPAFASASLPRTADAVRELRAEGIERVAVAPYVIAPGFLPDRIAAGAREAGADALAPVLGAAPELARLLLRRYDDAVVERARGDRTALIA from the coding sequence ATGGACCCGCGCCCCACGCTCGTCGTCATCGCCCACGGCAGCCGCGACCCGCGGCACCCGGCGACCGTCTCCGCGCTCTGCGCGCGGGTGCGGGCGCTGCGGCCGGGGCTGCGCGTGGAGGTCGGCTATCTCGACTTCTGTGCGCCCCGGGTGCCGCGGCTGCTGGAGCGGCTGTCGGCCGAGGCCGCGGCGTGGGAGCGGGCCGGCGGGCGAGGACAGGGCGTGCGGGAGGTGGTGGCGCTGCCGCTGCTGCTCACCCGGGCCTTCCATGCGAAGTCCGACATCCCGGCGGTGCTGCGGGAGGCGGAAGCGCGGCTGCCCCTGCTGAGCCTCCGCCAGGCGGCAGTGCTCGGCCCCTCCGCCCTGCTGACGGCCGCGCTGGAGCGCCGGCTGGCCCAGGCCGGGGTGCGGCCCGGCGACCCCCGCCCGACCGGGGTCGTCCTGGCCTCGGCGGGCTCCTCCGACCCGGAGGCGGGCGCAGTGCTCGCTGAAACCGCGCGGGAGTGGCGGCGCACCGCCGGATGGTGTGCCGTGCGACCTGCGTTCGCCTCCGCATCCCTTCCCCGCACGGCCGATGCCGTGCGGGAGCTGCGCGCCGAGGGCATCGAGCGGGTGGCCGTCGCCCCGTACGTCATCGCCCCCGGCTTCCTGCCGGACCGGATCGCCGCCGGGGCCCGTGAGGCCGGTGCCGATGCGCTGGCGCCGGTCCTGGGGGCCGCGCCCGAGCTGGCCCGGCTGCTGCTGCGGCGTTACGACGACGCGGTCGTGGAGCGGGCCCGCGGGGACCGGACGGCGCTGATCGCCTGA
- a CDS encoding glycoside hydrolase family 13 protein — protein MTAQHLGSDSNTTDWWRQAVVYQVYPRSFADFDGDGLGDLPGVTSRLPYLADLGVDAVWLSPFYPSQLADGGYDVADYRDVDPRLGTLDDFDAMVAEAHRLGIKVMVDIVPNHSSDQHVWFQEALRAAPGSAARERYVFREGRGERGEEPPTDWVSCFGGPAWTRLPDGWWYLHLFAPEQPDFNWDNPEVRADFRQTLRFWSDRGVDGFRVDVAHGLAKDLAAPLRNIGGVESYRPQDLPEDGSHPFWDRDEVHDIFREWRKVFNEYDPPRIAVAEAWVRNSRRTAYATPQELGQAFNFDFLKAKLDAPELRASIDLALADARAAGATATWVLSNHDVIRHASRYGLPDGRDEEAWLLSDGQEPSLDRDFGLRRALAATLLMLALPGSSYVYQGEELGLPEVADLARESLQDPVSVRSAGRLKGRDGCRVPLPWRREGSSYGFGSGGAWLPQPTGWGELSVEAQQGVASSPLELYRAALATRRRLIADEALEWADDAAAADPGILHFRRSGGWECVANLSDEPRPLPAGELLLSSAPVTGGQLPPWTTVWLRTAAG, from the coding sequence GTGACCGCACAGCACCTCGGCTCCGACAGCAACACCACCGACTGGTGGCGGCAGGCCGTCGTCTACCAGGTGTATCCGCGCAGCTTCGCCGACTTCGACGGCGACGGTCTCGGTGACCTCCCCGGCGTGACCTCCCGGCTGCCCTACCTCGCCGACCTGGGCGTGGACGCCGTCTGGCTGAGCCCCTTCTACCCCTCACAGCTGGCCGACGGCGGCTATGACGTCGCCGACTACCGCGACGTCGACCCCCGGCTGGGCACCCTCGACGACTTCGACGCCATGGTCGCCGAGGCCCACCGCCTCGGCATCAAGGTGATGGTCGACATCGTGCCCAACCACTCCTCCGACCAGCACGTCTGGTTCCAGGAGGCGTTGCGCGCCGCCCCCGGGTCCGCCGCCCGGGAGCGTTACGTCTTCCGCGAGGGCCGGGGCGAGCGGGGCGAGGAGCCGCCCACCGACTGGGTCTCCTGCTTCGGCGGCCCGGCCTGGACCCGGCTGCCCGACGGCTGGTGGTACCTCCACCTCTTCGCCCCCGAACAGCCCGACTTCAACTGGGACAACCCCGAGGTCCGCGCCGACTTCCGGCAGACCCTGCGCTTCTGGTCCGACCGCGGCGTCGACGGCTTCCGGGTCGATGTGGCCCACGGCCTGGCAAAGGATCTGGCCGCGCCGCTGCGCAACATCGGAGGCGTGGAGAGCTACCGGCCACAGGACCTGCCCGAGGACGGCAGCCACCCCTTCTGGGACCGGGACGAGGTGCATGACATCTTCCGCGAGTGGCGCAAGGTCTTCAACGAGTACGACCCGCCCCGCATCGCCGTCGCCGAGGCCTGGGTGCGCAACTCCCGCCGCACCGCCTACGCGACCCCCCAGGAGCTGGGCCAGGCCTTCAACTTCGACTTCCTCAAGGCGAAGCTGGACGCGCCGGAGCTGCGGGCCTCCATCGACCTCGCGCTCGCCGACGCCCGGGCCGCCGGCGCCACGGCCACCTGGGTGCTCTCCAACCACGACGTGATCCGGCACGCCTCGCGCTACGGCCTTCCGGACGGCCGCGACGAAGAAGCCTGGCTGCTCTCCGACGGCCAGGAGCCGTCGCTGGACCGGGACTTCGGGCTGCGCCGGGCGCTGGCCGCGACCCTGCTGATGCTGGCGCTGCCCGGTTCGAGCTACGTCTACCAGGGCGAGGAACTGGGGCTGCCCGAGGTCGCCGACCTGGCCCGCGAGAGCCTCCAGGACCCGGTGTCGGTCCGCAGCGCGGGCCGGCTGAAGGGGCGTGACGGCTGCCGGGTGCCGCTGCCGTGGCGGCGCGAGGGCAGCTCGTACGGGTTCGGCAGCGGCGGCGCATGGCTGCCGCAGCCCACGGGCTGGGGCGAGTTGTCCGTCGAGGCCCAGCAGGGCGTGGCCTCCTCGCCCCTGGAGCTGTACCGCGCGGCGCTGGCCACCCGCCGCCGGCTGATCGCCGATGAGGCGCTGGAGTGGGCCGACGACGCGGCGGCCGCCGACCCGGGGATACTCCACTTCCGCCGCTCGGGCGGCTGGGAGTGTGTGGCCAACCTGTCGGACGAGCCCCGGCCGCTGCCGGCCGGCGAACTGCTGCTGTCCTCCGCACCGGTCACCGGCGGTCAGCTGCCGCCGTGGACCACGGTCTGGCTGCGCACCGCGGCCGGCTGA
- a CDS encoding carbohydrate ABC transporter permease — protein sequence MSRRAPASGIRRYLNVVNLGGLTIVVLSTLPLYWMLASSFKGPGEISAAPPSLVPKSPTLGNYAEAFVRNGIGRYLLNSVLVASVSTVLVLGLSFFAGYALARTPLRGRGPLMTALLMLSVFPPIALVVPLFLLERQAGLLNSYAGLIVPYVALNLPFAIWIMRNYLVGIPQELEEAATVDGAGPLRIVLTVIAPLARPGLFTAGIFTFTATWSEFLLALTFNSEDGHRTVPVGIALFTSQYTVPYGTLFAGAVAATLPIGILVLIFRRSIVSGMTSGAVKG from the coding sequence ATGAGCCGCCGCGCACCGGCGTCCGGCATCCGCCGGTACCTCAACGTCGTCAATCTCGGCGGTCTGACGATCGTCGTGCTGTCGACGCTCCCGCTGTACTGGATGCTCGCCTCGTCCTTCAAGGGCCCGGGGGAGATCAGCGCGGCCCCGCCGTCGCTGGTCCCCAAGTCGCCGACGCTCGGCAACTACGCCGAGGCGTTCGTCCGCAACGGCATCGGCCGCTATCTGCTCAACAGCGTGCTGGTGGCCTCGGTGTCGACGGTCCTCGTGCTGGGGCTGTCCTTCTTCGCGGGGTACGCCCTGGCCCGCACCCCGCTGCGCGGCCGCGGCCCCCTGATGACCGCGCTGCTGATGCTGTCCGTCTTCCCGCCGATCGCGCTGGTCGTCCCGCTCTTCCTGCTGGAGCGGCAGGCGGGGCTGCTCAACAGCTACGCCGGTCTGATCGTGCCCTACGTCGCGCTCAACCTGCCGTTCGCCATCTGGATCATGCGCAACTATCTCGTCGGCATCCCCCAGGAACTGGAGGAGGCGGCCACCGTCGACGGCGCGGGGCCACTGCGCATCGTCCTGACCGTCATCGCCCCCCTCGCCAGGCCGGGGCTGTTCACCGCGGGCATCTTCACCTTCACCGCGACCTGGTCGGAGTTCCTGCTGGCGCTGACCTTCAACAGCGAGGACGGCCACCGCACCGTTCCGGTCGGCATCGCCCTGTTCACCAGCCAGTACACGGTCCCCTACGGGACGCTCTTCGCGGGGGCCGTCGCGGCCACCCTGCCGATCGGCATCCTGGTCCTGATCTTCCGCCGCTCGATCGTCTCGGGCATGACCTCGGGGGCGGTCAAGGGGTGA
- a CDS encoding carbohydrate ABC transporter permease: MTAVPSAATASRDTAPEPAGPRSTPAPRDGGPARTSRRRKARTGWVFASPALLTIGAVTVFPVLFSVLLSFADVRLEYGGFRIESLTGDHYAAVLSSPEWREALLFTFGFTVVTVVLELVLGTVAALVLDRLGAARGWVLAVLLLPWALINVVAAQLWGYLYNGTYGGLTWFFEQLLGHQPDILGQPASAMGAMVVVDVWKTTPFVAIVVLAGLMLIPDDVYEAAEIDGANAWTTFWKVTLPQLRPIMAIAVLFRILQAFGIFDLPFVLTQGGPGTATQSLAILGYKTLFQNLEIGRGAAVATTTAVIVIGCCLLFLRLFKAQADEGGRG, translated from the coding sequence GTGACCGCCGTGCCCTCCGCCGCGACCGCGTCGCGGGACACCGCCCCCGAGCCGGCCGGCCCGCGGAGCACACCGGCCCCGCGCGACGGCGGTCCGGCCCGTACGAGCCGGCGCCGCAAGGCGCGCACCGGCTGGGTCTTCGCCTCGCCGGCGCTGCTCACCATCGGCGCGGTGACGGTCTTCCCGGTGCTCTTCTCCGTGCTGCTGAGCTTCGCCGATGTCCGCCTGGAATACGGCGGGTTCCGCATCGAGTCCCTGACGGGTGACCACTACGCCGCCGTGCTGAGCAGCCCGGAGTGGCGCGAGGCGCTCCTCTTCACCTTCGGGTTCACCGTCGTCACCGTCGTGCTGGAGCTGGTGCTGGGCACGGTGGCCGCGCTCGTACTGGACCGGCTGGGCGCCGCCCGCGGCTGGGTGCTCGCCGTGCTGCTGCTGCCCTGGGCGCTGATCAATGTGGTCGCCGCCCAGCTGTGGGGATATCTCTACAACGGCACCTACGGCGGACTGACCTGGTTCTTCGAGCAGTTGCTCGGCCACCAGCCGGACATTCTCGGGCAGCCCGCCTCCGCCATGGGCGCCATGGTGGTGGTCGATGTATGGAAAACCACGCCCTTCGTCGCCATTGTCGTCCTCGCCGGGCTGATGCTGATTCCCGACGACGTCTACGAGGCAGCAGAGATCGACGGGGCCAATGCCTGGACCACGTTCTGGAAGGTGACGCTGCCGCAGCTGCGCCCGATCATGGCCATCGCCGTGCTCTTCCGCATCCTGCAGGCCTTCGGCATCTTCGACCTGCCCTTCGTGCTGACCCAGGGCGGCCCCGGCACCGCCACCCAGTCGCTGGCGATCCTGGGCTACAAGACGCTCTTCCAGAATCTCGAAATCGGCCGGGGCGCGGCGGTGGCGACCACCACCGCGGTCATCGTGATCGGCTGCTGTCTGCTCTTCCTGCGGCTCTTCAAGGCCCAGGCCGACGAAGGGGGGCGGGGATGA
- a CDS encoding extracellular solute-binding protein yields the protein MALRRRTLLASGLALGAGFTSGCAGKSLDTLLTQAAHTPRTPATLTWWVSEIPARNGPVVADLIIRAFQRRHPNIRVRKSNALSTTDANRAAVTTQLAGASPTPDVYLGDTTWPAQFGANSLALPLQKLLPKDFWADYPPALRRVSEYRGAVYALPFFTDSAFLFYRKDLLAKHGLPVPRTWEELLRTSRKIQRAGDAAYGFLWQANVSESLTCNVAEFLADADAPVLDHAGGVALNGPGAERAFALMRQFTETGVSPSTVTTYVEADSQDAFVGGRGVFLRNWSYAWGNAADRSVSKVAGRVGVAPRPGFDGGGPPGVSCAGGWSNFVNPNSHHLGAAVTFARFCAGEEAQMILLKNAGVIPALQEALTRPEAHKVGDPTLTMAHELRLVARPVQTPYYSQVSKALYTQGNAVTGGRTSPARAVRAARDDIRTALEGRAL from the coding sequence ATGGCCTTGCGCCGCAGAACCCTGCTCGCGAGCGGTCTCGCCCTCGGAGCCGGGTTCACCAGCGGTTGCGCGGGCAAGTCCTTGGACACCCTGTTGACCCAGGCTGCCCACACTCCGCGTACCCCGGCCACTCTCACCTGGTGGGTGTCCGAAATCCCCGCCCGGAACGGTCCGGTGGTGGCCGACCTGATCATTCGTGCCTTCCAGCGCCGCCATCCGAACATCCGTGTCCGGAAGTCGAACGCCCTGAGCACCACCGACGCCAATCGCGCCGCGGTCACCACCCAGCTCGCGGGCGCCTCACCCACTCCGGACGTCTATCTCGGCGACACCACCTGGCCCGCCCAGTTCGGCGCCAACTCCCTTGCCCTGCCGCTGCAGAAACTGCTGCCCAAGGACTTCTGGGCGGACTATCCGCCGGCGCTGCGCAGGGTCAGCGAATACCGCGGTGCCGTCTACGCGCTGCCCTTCTTCACCGACAGCGCCTTCCTCTTCTACCGGAAGGACCTGCTGGCCAAGCACGGGCTGCCGGTGCCCCGTACCTGGGAGGAGTTGCTGCGCACCTCCCGGAAGATCCAGCGGGCCGGTGACGCCGCCTACGGCTTTCTCTGGCAGGCCAATGTCTCGGAGTCGCTGACCTGCAATGTCGCCGAGTTCCTGGCCGACGCCGACGCCCCCGTACTGGATCACGCGGGCGGTGTGGCGCTGAACGGGCCGGGCGCGGAGCGGGCGTTCGCGCTGATGCGGCAGTTCACCGAGACCGGCGTCTCGCCCTCCACGGTCACCACCTACGTGGAGGCGGACTCGCAGGACGCCTTCGTCGGCGGCCGCGGCGTCTTCCTGCGCAACTGGTCCTACGCCTGGGGCAACGCGGCCGACCGCTCGGTCTCCAAGGTCGCGGGCCGGGTCGGCGTGGCCCCCCGGCCCGGCTTCGACGGCGGCGGCCCGCCCGGGGTGAGCTGCGCCGGCGGCTGGAGCAACTTCGTCAATCCCAACTCCCACCACCTCGGGGCCGCGGTCACCTTCGCCCGCTTCTGCGCCGGCGAGGAGGCACAGATGATCCTGCTGAAGAACGCCGGGGTGATCCCGGCCCTGCAAGAGGCGCTCACCAGACCCGAGGCCCACAAGGTCGGCGACCCCACGCTCACCATGGCGCACGAACTGCGCCTGGTCGCCCGCCCGGTGCAGACCCCCTACTACTCCCAGGTCAGCAAGGCCCTCTACACCCAGGGCAATGCGGTGACCGGCGGCCGGACCTCCCCGGCCCGGGCCGTGCGCGCGGCCCGCGACGACATCCGGACCGCACTGGAAGGCAGGGCCCTGTGA
- a CDS encoding LacI family DNA-binding transcriptional regulator: MSSARSEATMADVAHRAGVSVSTVSRTLRGLSTVSDTTRARVETAARELSFAITRSASSLVTGRTGRVAVLMPNLASWFLSSALSGMAPALREAGLDLLVYSVSDVHERADFFDRLPARRNADALLVVSFALTPAERARLDDLGMPLVFVSQHAPGRPSVYVDDEDAALRGTRHLINLGHRRIAFLQTFDETGFAWSSKNRLAGHLRALADAGLEHDPSLVMSVPGWKGSGMATAVGRLMSLQAPPTALFTETDDLAFRLLAALRAANVSVPGQVSVMGFDDHVMAGVLGLTTLAQPAVELGRTAIRLTRSVIDDSDGAHERHIVLPTELVPRGSTAPPPTGG; this comes from the coding sequence ATGTCCTCAGCTCGGAGCGAGGCCACGATGGCCGATGTGGCCCATCGGGCGGGGGTCTCGGTGTCCACGGTGTCGCGCACGCTGCGCGGGCTGTCCACCGTCTCGGACACGACCCGCGCCCGCGTCGAAACGGCGGCCCGCGAGCTCTCGTTCGCGATCACCCGCAGTGCGTCCAGTCTCGTCACCGGCCGCACCGGCCGGGTCGCCGTCCTCATGCCCAACCTGGCCTCGTGGTTTCTGAGTTCGGCACTGTCCGGCATGGCCCCCGCGCTGCGCGAGGCGGGCCTGGACCTGCTGGTCTACAGCGTGAGCGATGTACACGAACGCGCCGACTTCTTCGACCGGCTGCCCGCCCGCCGCAACGCCGACGCCCTCCTCGTGGTGAGCTTCGCGCTCACCCCCGCCGAACGCGCCCGGCTGGACGATCTGGGGATGCCCCTGGTGTTCGTCAGCCAGCACGCACCGGGGCGCCCCAGTGTCTACGTCGACGACGAGGACGCCGCACTGCGCGGCACCCGCCATCTGATCAACCTCGGCCACCGGCGGATCGCCTTCCTCCAGACCTTCGACGAGACCGGCTTCGCCTGGAGCAGCAAGAACCGGCTCGCCGGGCATCTGCGGGCCCTCGCCGACGCCGGGCTGGAGCACGACCCCTCCCTGGTGATGAGCGTGCCCGGCTGGAAGGGCAGCGGCATGGCCACGGCCGTGGGGCGGCTGATGAGCCTCCAGGCCCCGCCGACCGCGCTGTTCACCGAGACCGACGATCTGGCGTTCCGGCTGCTGGCGGCCCTGCGCGCGGCCAACGTCTCGGTTCCGGGGCAGGTTTCGGTGATGGGGTTCGACGACCACGTCATGGCGGGAGTGCTGGGTCTGACGACGCTGGCCCAGCCCGCCGTGGAACTCGGCCGCACCGCCATACGCCTCACCCGCTCGGTGATCGACGACTCCGACGGCGCCCACGAACGCCACATCGTCCTGCCCACCGAACTCGTCCCCCGCGGCAGCACGGCGCCCCCACCGACGGGAGGTTGA